A window of Metopolophium dirhodum isolate CAU chromosome 6, ASM1992520v1, whole genome shotgun sequence genomic DNA:
ATGTACACTGTACGTCTGTACAGAGGCGGCAGCACTGCAGTTTACAAATATCTCAAGtatcataggtacctaaaattatactttCTTATATAAATTGCCACTTACCACTCActatattacaacataatattaggtaccgaCTATACGGACTATATACCTGCGGTCTAACCTAAATGcgagtatatactatattattgtgtaggttGAATAGgactataggtatatcgtatacataatatgtacatagttTAATAGTTAGGCCCGCGCATTCAGACGAAATTATTCGTGCACGGGTCCTGCTCCCCCTCACCTATAAAAGTCGCGGAGTAAATCCAATCGTCCTCGGATACCCATCGGTATGCTACGTCGTTGTACCGGCGCAACGGATCTTCGTTCAGGACGCCGTTGGATCGCAAGTCGGCGAACACTCCACCGGGCACACGGCCCGTTCCAAAGACACCTGAAAACATGGCggcgtttataaaatatataaccatataggtactacaatatatagataataaaatattataacacattagGTATACTCGTCGTTCAGATTTGTCGCGACTCGCGAGTATACGTAtaggtgtaatataatattttacagtgtGCTGCATGATGTGTATTAGTATATTGATCCCATAATgaaccaaaacattttttattgttttcgaaAAATACATTCGGATGCCTATATGCCTAGGTAGTTGTGGATCTGAATTATATTGCAGTGCAAAAATAACGATCGTAAATCACTCAACATGGTTGTGATTTGTGGTGACGGAAAAACCCGtcgtttaaattgaaaaaaagtcgAAGGTAAAAAAATGTCAGTTAATTATTGTCGATGAAAGAAGGATGGTGAGAGAAGGGGGGGGGTAcgagtacctaaatatattagtcaaagtttacaattattattaaggtcCCGTGTCGACCATTTCACCACTCACTGGTATTCCTGTTAGCGAAGCGCCAGTGGGACGAGTCCAACGACCACTCGAATACCGTGCTGGACGTGGCCGACGAGCACAGGAGGAACAGCGCTGCAATAATTTCTTTTACGACCCGCATGATTCCTGCGAGCACGGTGCTGTATGCGTACCGGTTCACCAGCAAAAGTCGTACTGAATACTGATAGTGTCAGAGGCCAGAGCCCGAGTGTCGGAGTGTGATGGTCACTCTAATCGTTCGGACTCTGTCCGCAACTCGGTGCCGTCTCCCGTGTTTCATACACGACACGAGTGCAATCTTAACATTAATGTTATGAACATAACGTGGTCGTATAGCGAGGTATACCGCGAACACTACgacgttgtttattatttaaacgccTTTAAACGACTGCTTTGCAGTTTGCATcgtataggtagtacctataagCTACGTCGACAGCAGCTGATGCGAGTACAATGTTGTActgtttgtattattgtattcaatgtACGATTTtacgggtataatattataataataatacgaacaaaaATCCTCGTATTCGGGTATTATAATACTCGTGTAATATTGTACAAGTCTAAAACATTACGACATAATACACGACGCGTATACAATTAGTTATTGTAATACAGTGTTCTGTACGCCAGTCCGCcaatgtgttaataatattgtagcgTTCCATCCGGtacctgtacatattatacaatattataattttaaaaaacaatatacaattattattattcctgggtatttgttattattgtatattattattatacgatcgtcgcgttgttattattgtatattattattattagtatacagCGTTTGCGTACGTGCCGCAGTACCACGCATGCTCCCCGGTCGGAACGCGACCCCTCCACCCACCGCCGAACAACTCCACTGCTGACGAGCGAACGCGAACCGTCCAGCGCCACCGACTGGCAGACGGCAGTCGAAGTTTGACTGCTTTGGCTTGCGGACGTGCGTTCGACGTACCTACGACTACGCCCCCTAATCGATAACGACACCGTTCGTTTTCGTTTGCCGATTCGAACGTAAACCGTTCGCGTCACAAACGCCTCATCCGTTTCCAGTCGATTCCTACGATCCACGACCGTTCCGAGAGACCTGGGAGACGTGCGACCAGGAcgacaaaaacaacaacaaataacaatggaAGAAGACCAAAAtggcgtcgtcgtcgccgccgcagTCGTCGGGCGGCCGCCGAACAGCGAAACCTGCGGAATGATCGTCAACCACGGTAGCGGCGGGGACGGGCCGACGGCTACGGCGGCGGCCGCAGCCGCAGCGCCTCCGACACCAGCACTCCCAGCGGCGGCGGCAACAGCGTTCGGAGCCCCGGCGCGCCCAGCGCCACGGTACGGCGCCCATCTCAACTGCAACAATAACAATTCGGTCATCAAAGGGCAGCTAAAGGTACATGTGACATGTCGTTCATAACTAAGTAACCGACTTTTCCCCACGCTTTATCATCCTCAACGGCTACACCGGGTTTTCTGATTTTCTTTGTTCCCTCGATGGCTCGATGTCGAAGAGCAAACGTCTCTAGGAAATGTCGGCGGACGTACGTGTACTCGTACATTAGGCTATTTATTCGATAATATTGATATCCTCGAGTAAATCTCGTCGGCCATCGATgagctttaatttttttcacgaacTCGCGGCATATCGGCTCCTAACCGACTCACaataatagttacaataattttatatttgcgTACATACGCCACAGTTTGATGTGAGTGCTGTTCGTGTGGAATGAAATGCACTAACCAGTGTGCCAAGGACGACCACTATTATAGACCGATTATAgaacatgttttttttcttcgattattattgttgttggttTACAATTCCAGTGCGTTATGGCTGAAAAGTATTGCGTCGAAATTAACTCTGCTGTCTAGTTGACTTGAGATGACTCGTTCTTCAACCTTTTGCGACCTGTAGATTATTTTGggaatttttcaattaaaataatcgtCGATTTGTtgatactacaatattattacccaTGCACGATTTGAGGTAATCGTGTGTAAGACTAGATAATTTATTTGGAGGAGgggaagtttttaaaataacattcaaGACTTCATAATCCTTATCGAATTATAAGAAATAAgctaagtttaaaaaataccatTAAAGTGCTGACTATcatttatcttattatatttggcactcgacaaaaatatattacttacctaCCTCAACACAAGATTCTTGTGGTTCTGTTGCATtgtttatttacatttcaatTGCCTGAACCTATGAATAACCCTGGAAGTACAATCCGTAAACAATGTATGCTTATGTTGCAGCATTATAAAAATGaagaattaacatttttttatcatatttaatgtCCTAAAATGTaccttattttttattgaattatatccACCCTGATTATCCAAATTGAAAGATCAACTCTTTATAAATCAATAGTTAgtactaactttttttttcgtcattttaaaactaatacaatattttatagggTCCCGGTACTCTAGATCACAGAAATAGACGTACGCGTCGTGGTAAACGTAAAAGCAGAAAGCAAACACCATACATGAAGGATGGAAGATTATATCGAGACAAAGCTGTGGCTCCCAACAACACTAATCAGTTTTTAATGGATGATCATAATGATGGACCAGACATAGATAAAAAACTGTTAGCACGGTACAGCAATGAAAATGGGCGTACAAGAAATTCAAGTTACACTAGTGTCGAATCTGAAGGTGAACAGATGTATTCTTCATCATCAGATGATGGTACTTCAATACAAAAGGAGTTTATTGATACCTACAGACTTGTTCAAGAAGAAGAGTTGGCGGTGTTAACTAAAAACGAACTCATTCAACGAGTGATTGAGCttgaagaaaaaatacaaatgcaaGAGTCtaataaaaggtaaaaaaaaaaattgcatgtaaaataatattttatttaataccaataatcactagttaactataataacttaatattattttatgtcatttaaaaaatatattttcttaaaaaaattataatttacaaatatataggaaaatataaaacatatataagtaattatttttatttaatataggtttaaaaaaaatacggttACATATTTAAATGGCATACCTAAAGAAGAAGATGAAGATAACTCTATTGATTTAGAAGAATATAGAACATTGCAAGTACAGAATAGAGAATTGATAACCCAAAACAAACTGCTGCAAGCCGAAATTGAAGCCCTTAAACAAATACAAAGCAAGATAAGGAATAATGATTCTGATAGCTCTATAGATAGTGAAAGTTCATCAGACTCCAGTAGTTCTTCCAGTTCATCAGATGGACAAGAAATAGAAATGAAGTTCTTATTACGGAGTACTGGAAGAGACGATTGATCAGTCAAGTACCAAAATGTAAATGCTTTTTCCttgtaaatataagtataaatatatatatatatatttttttttaagaacagcttCTGATAAtactttttgttaatattaagttttacCCATTCtccaacaaataacaatttggttattttttgaaactcattgtattttaatttaccggtatgttacataatatattttttttttattttgtgtaattcCGGTAATGATCTcgagtattataaataatttatgctgAATACTTTGGTTTTACCATTATAAATCAGAATCGCAAAccctttaaaatttattatatatgtataattttttttaaataaataattgcaaaaaaaaatcctttaacaataaatcgatttttacctatttataaaacataataaaatgttaaatctcGAAACATCCCATGTTTTTACAGGGATGGCGGCAATGTTGCGATATATGTTGtacctttgtttttttttttttaatgtaaggtttaaaataaaaaaatgtatagaactgTTACAACACAAGTAGTTAAAATTTCActgggttttattttatttagcattttACACATTTGTATTGAAACCATAGCAATAGCATAATACCAGCTCAATCTTGGTATACTACTTGTAACCCAATACTATCTTGgctttattaaatatatgctatttgtaaattaaaaatacataaatatatacttataacatcactttgaataaaacaaataaaaaatcattaaattggtacagaaaaaataaataagttactGTTAGGACATAAAATCAGGagttacaattttaacaacacttataaaatcggcaaaaagttttaaaatgaatattaatgttCTGGAGTGTCAACCATCAGATACCAAAATTTGCACAACAAATCGTCTTTGACCTGCTGCTCTTTAATGGTATCTTCTTTAttaaccattaaaataaaacaagctTCTAAATAATGTCTTGTTTTGAAATAGCTTCTAGTTAGTAGCTCTAACAATTCTGTCATCTCCAAAGTAGTATCTATAAATGAATAacataagtaaattaaatttgcttATCCTTCTTACTTTATACAAAGCATGGCAAtagtttagaagtcaataatacccaaatatattattaaaggaaattTTAAAAGATTGTATAAGTACGACATTTAGGCATGTTATGTCATCCGTAAATCTAATAAAGTAAGTAAAACCATcttatctaaaaaaattctcaCTAATTGGATCTCaaacaatagaatattaattatgtaatatagatGTTAAATATGGCTATGGTACatccaaaacataatattatatgaaaaggGTATACTGCCAATATATTTCTATGATAATTTAGCTTTAACATATTGTACAGAATTTTCACAttgctttataaattatattatttttggtataataaaACTACACATAAGcaaatttcagttttaaaataagatACCTTGtagattatatcattataatcatacatttgacaaattgattttaacattttaaagaagtttaaatatcaatttttgataaaaatattacatagtatataaaattgaaatacatatatgttactaataaatatgtttatgcaATTTGTGTGatctgttatattatgtttcagaaTGTTTAATGTGAACTGTGAAGTTTGGCAGTGATCACTGTATTATGGAATTTAGTGATAACTTGTACCTAACATATAACCACCAGGTAATTCATTTGTGAAGTACCTAAGTAATACTGTAGTATTATGTGATAAATATTTAGCACTACACTACATACTATAAATGAACTgggtattattttgtatagaaacAAAGTTACTTCCATCACATTATAAGGTAGAGATATTAACTTTTCCcatttgtatacaaatgtatCAAAACATTAAGAGAGTTGCTGATGAAAGTAAGCATTTAATCCTAAGCcgtttttaaatgaatttaatattttgaataattacataatatttaatttattgttcggtttttataaatttgtattaatatataaaagattttttagATGGCTTTTtggttgtataaaaattaagataattataatgaaGGTAAtccactaaatataaaaataccattttacaatttttattatttgttgtggATACTAACTTACTTactagtaaatactaaatttaaaaggagcatttaaattgtattagtgaagtaatatttaaataatattccattatgAACTATGTACTGAACATGGACcatgacaataaaaaaaatactaatttttttttagattaaacatCTGCAGAAAATGACAGCAACTGGTGTATATTGACGTCAGAAACAAATTGTTTGCAAAATAGACAACATAGTAGGTAAAGAGACAAATTGTTCTATTGATAGTGAACAGTAAGTTGTTttactaaaatacaattaaaaaataattctcaattagtagtttttattactaaaaaaaaaaagttttaacataaaaattatattattagtcgaGTATGTGATGAATTTTTAGATAATTAGTCTTGctgaatatagtaatatatataattatataataataatgaacttaGTACACATAAATTAGCAAATTTATGTAAGTTGccctaattaatttgtatatttagtaatttttattgcaAAGTTTGCAGCAtttctttttgaaaataataatttacattaaaacctAATGGAAAAAACAGATAATCTACTAATTTTATTCCAACTTTCATTATTGGCTATGGGAAAATTACAGACAAAGTTAGGAAAGCGAGCgtgctaaaatataaatataacctttccaattatttatatagcacTTACACATTTTTACCAAGCACCTGTATCCTAcagtttaatataacaataagcaACAATACTATTTTAGGTTGAATATGTAACATACTATTTAActaatcaatttatataatttatcataggtCTTTGGACTAAGGTGTCATGACTTAATGAGGCAAAAAACTGTATTGATGATTCAGAAGTTTTTCCAAAGGCCAGAACGTGTGGTCAAATATCTCCAGGAATTcactattatttatagataaatacattttatatgtgaatgataattatttctCAACCATAcatctgaattaaaaaaatatatatatgaagttttaaatttcaacaataagTATTCTTTTGAACAAAGCTGCTAATAGTGATGAAATCTGAATTAAaacaattgatatttattttttaatcatattacttatattattatttaatatgtcgtatttttattattataacaaatatctCATATTAAGTCAAccaaattgatattaaaatcttactatttttttttttttttttttttgtaagatacaaaataacatttttaatacttgCTCTACCACCAATGAAAACAATATGGAGTCGACAAAATGTATGCTGACATTATTAAAGTATTGTGAACTGTAAacatttacttaattattatatacaaattgttaaatgttaatttttttagattgaaatctttttttttgaataccCTACAAAAATTCCATGTAATTTGGAAAACCAGTATCCATTGTTAATTGATTCCTGATGGCACGAtacttatgttatttttatttaactgattccatataagtatataactacatACATACTTGCTTACTTAATAACCAGAAAATAACTAAACATCAGAATTAAGGTTGACTTACTACATGGTGACAAGTCATACATCTTTGGATTAGTACTCATCTTTTGTAATAGGATTTTCCATGATTCTAACGTCTCCATGATATCTTTAAAAACAGATATATTTTGATTGGATAGTATGCATTTCAATAAAACCAATATTTGCATTGCctgcattaaataataatagtaattaatatttaatgtttataaataacataacaaattatgatGAAAAACTATATTGagttgattaattaatttatttaaaatatccattaataatattttaccattaaatagTCATCTCGAATTGTAAGATAAATTCGTTCTGTTTCTGTCACAGATTGTCCAAATCCCATGATTCGATTACAGGTATCTAACACACCTAAATCAACTTTCTCCatataatgtttgtaatataACCACATATGTAAGTAAATTTGTTGTATTTCGGATCGTAGCTCAGATGAATGTTCAGTAATTAAACATAGTTTCCATTTTGAATCGTTTATTGGTGCTTTCATGAtcctaaaataattacatattttgttaatgcAGATGCATATACAGGATTAGaagaatataacaaaataaatatattaataaaaataataaatttactcaaaacatattttgtaaaatggtAAAATTTCTGATGAGCATTTGTTCACTGTTGAGTTCTTAAGGGAATGTTCTTGGAATGAATCAGGTTTCTTGTAAATAACTTTTGGGCAGAGCTTTAAaagaacaaatttttaaatgtatgtatatctCAAGTACTGTttctgttaatttataaatatgtacacaaTGGTTGTAGATtggtaacataattatatttataataattaattaacatatttaaactaTTGTATTTTCATGCTTATAGACTATTAATTTTCctaattttcagttttcatttgCACACGTGAGCCATGTGTTATTGCACGCGAATGGATTCTTCTTCATCATTTGCCAATTCTTCCGGCTTATCAATCCCAAGTACCCAGAAAATCTGGTTGGTTTCATCTATCCACCTTTTCTTCGGGCTGCCCAGAGCCCTGTCCCTTACCTTCTGGTTTTCAGTTAAGTGCATCCTTCATTATGCCACTCGATTTCCATACGTGTGCCAGTCAACTCATTTTTCTTCCTTttctttttaagtttttgtatAATTACCTATCCTTTTCCCCCAAAAGTTCACAAATTTGTATATCTAACTAAATTTAccaatagtataattttattcataaaaggTTGGCATAGATACGGCATTTCTGGCCCGAATTTATATCCCAATCCGTCCCTGGATATACAGTGAGTACCGCTTAATGTGATCACATTGGTCCAGGTCAATGATTCTATAAACCAATTGATTCCATAAAGCatctttttttcaatataatatttggtttgggattttcatttttgattccAATAAACGGTTGATTCTATAAAGCAGTGATCACATTAAGTGGAACTCACTGTATATAGTGTTTTATGCTAAAAAGgtcataattataaacataaaagtattattggtaaaatttaatattttcccaATGAAATTCCatacacttttttttagtaagaaatacatttatttatgttggGGTTTTGAAGTACATTCAACATAGTGATAaggataaattgttaaattatgaatgaaaaaattaatttcttgtcagttttatagtgtattattttaatgaagaaaaatctaactttttttataatctaaatCATTTAActgtcacatttttttttagatatatatgcactttatttgttttaaactactaattattactatagttaaaATCCTTTTTATTGTATCAATAAGATCTCCACTTAAAATAGCCTATACGTTTTAGTATAAAAGAAggttataatctatatttaaaatgataattgttttttaacagataattataataatgagatTTAATCAAAAAgcttcacataaaaaaaataatcaaattaatagaTTTACCAGAGCTTCTTTCTTATCCAAGAAATTACTTAGTACAATAGTTTCATTGCTCATCATCATTAATTGCTCGTAGTAAGATATTTGCTCTTCATTTGGTAGCTCAAATTCAGGAActagaaaacaataattaactttaattcacaaaataaatgatatgttaatgaaaattaaagtaGATggattactttttaaaattatgaaaattatctattaaaccatacattttttagaataatcttaacaaatataattgaaaatgaaaatctataaaaatatgttgcTTTAATATGAAACTGAAAGTATTCACAGTAATCGCACAGTATTTacaacaaaaactgttttttcttaaatatcagccattaataatcttaatttgttaaaccttaattttttttgaactaaGAACTGTGAATAGATTATACAAAATTGATGGTTCAAGGTttcatagttataaataataatttatggaagTTACCATTTATAGGATAGCTTATGTTGAGAACATTTCTTCGAGGATCATACACTTCAGATTGCATACACAAGTAAGGATTTTTATCACTTCGTAACTCAACTCCActaaatattaaacacatacaataactaagttaaaaataaaatatttaattgatttaaaaaacaagaacgtacctataaatatatatcgtttaatttaaaggttattaatacatataaatttaaaatttaatgccaCCTTAATGACCGTACATGaacttattttactttttaaaatattcatatttttgttaactTACTCTTGTTCCTCTAAAATTCCTCTAATCTTCTATCAAACAATAATCTTTAttcatgattttaaaatttaacaatttttctttaaaattttccatacacatattattaggttatatcttgtgaatatattaAGATACTAGCTGTATTACTGGGAATGAATGAAACCGAGATGGACATTTCACAGGtggtaataagtaaattttttttcttatgtgtAACCAATATTACAAACTGAAATTAAAGggcatttgaaaatatgatctttatgtaagtacctttattttaaaactccAAAAACCaagatttgaaaaaatgtattcttaaatcaaaaattggggtgagcatgcttgtgcacacttatataaattaactattagccaaaatgacaaaatataatacaatacagaatattatatctaattaatcataataacattGCAACTCTATACAtcataaatcacaaaaaatattcaattttcatgagccgaaataaaatgtatgtgtgaGGCAATAGTCTATGCTATAGGGAAGAAAATATGAAGCTACAAACCCTCCAGAGTCTTGAGgaatatattgatatacattttaattaaaaagattCAGTTATTTTTGGGTCTATGGCAGACTTGGagagaaatatttatttagaaataggTATATTGCTTTGTGCTGaattaatacaacatttaactgtattacaatttacaatttacaatttatacctatatatcttcTATCAGGTAAAAGTAACTATTTCTAAgttaccaattattttttaaagcagGCAATTAATGCAACCTATACctagtataaaacttataatattgaatgattataaattataaccaatattaaataggtagtaatatcataaataaagcGAAAATATAAATCTGAATATCACATCTAAAAGTTCCTAGTTAGGCAGGTATTTAACACATTCTTCATTTACACAAATAAGGATCTAAAAAGAAGTAGGTAggaggtacctatttttttaataggtaggtacctgctaagaaaaatataataaaataaacaagcaAATATAGTAAGTACCGTGAATATGCATAAGCTGGAAGTCCTTCTCTTAAATTTTTCTTCCTTCCGTCCCTGTCGAATTGTGGATTGTAATTTGCATACATCTTCTATAATTCCACAAAcatcaaaattacatattataataggtactacgtTAAAACGGAAAATAAATAGTATCATATGCTAATGAATATTGCACTCACAAAAACAAAGTAGGTCCCTATATCGTTGACTACAAGTAAAACGTATGAACCTAACCTACACGGAAACTAATGGAATTATCGTTCAACGTCTGACGTAGTGacgttataacaataatattatgaatatcgtTGTAGGTTATAGTTTTGTGTCGAAGACGGGTAAATTCGGTTGACAAAACGAGATTTGAAATATGGAAAAGTACTGTACTGCAATGTTTGACGACGCTACAACTCCacggtaattataattattggacGACATCAACGGACGACGGACCGAGTGGACGGCTCAAGCTTTGGACAGTCCTGGAACTCGACACTAGGAGTCGCGAACGGAACGGTGGGATTCGGAGAACTGTGGTCGTAACTCGTGTGTGGACAGTGTACACATGTGGATGTAGTTATCGGCCATTAGTATAGTGTTAGTATAGTGTAGTGTTATCGCGCTGGATTCCAAATTTAACGTTTGCCACAAAAATAGCTACCATTGTAATGCGGTCTCTACTATCTTGATTGGAGAACTACCTAGTACAGTAGTTCCTGGTAAAGC
This region includes:
- the LOC132946470 gene encoding protein HEXIM1-like, yielding MEEDQNGVVVAAAVVGRPPNSETCGMIVNHGSGGDGPTATAAAAAAAPPTPALPAAAATAFGAPARPAPRYGAHLNCNNNNSVIKGQLKGPGTLDHRNRRTRRGKRKSRKQTPYMKDGRLYRDKAVAPNNTNQFLMDDHNDGPDIDKKLLARYSNENGRTRNSSYTSVESEGEQMYSSSSDDGTSIQKEFIDTYRLVQEEELAVLTKNELIQRVIELEEKIQMQESNKRFKKNTVTYLNGIPKEEDEDNSIDLEEYRTLQVQNRELITQNKLLQAEIEALKQIQSKIRNNDSDSSIDSESSSDSSSSSSSSDGQEIEMKFLLRSTGRDD
- the LOC132946471 gene encoding uncharacterized protein LOC132946471, coding for MYANYNPQFDRDGRKKNLREGLPAYAYSRGVELRSDKNPYLCMQSEVYDPRRNVLNISYPINVPEFELPNEEQISYYEQLMMMSNETIVLSNFLDKKEALLCPKVIYKKPDSFQEHSLKNSTVNKCSSEILPFYKICFEIMKAPINDSKWKLCLITEHSSELRSEIQQIYLHMWLYYKHYMEKVDLGVLDTCNRIMGFGQSVTETERIYLTIRDDYLMAMQILVLLKCILSNQNISVFKDIMETLESWKILLQKMSTNPKMYDLSPCNTTLEMTELLELLTRSYFKTRHYLEACFILMVNKEDTIKEQQVKDDLLCKFWYLMVDTPEH